A single region of the Silene latifolia isolate original U9 population chromosome 8, ASM4854445v1, whole genome shotgun sequence genome encodes:
- the LOC141597323 gene encoding leucine-rich repeat extensin-like protein 4 has protein sequence MKNKTNNTNNFSTLYFTFLTTFALLFIFPHLQIQVNGNFIGTSTLTDTEASYIRRRQLLYYKDEYGDRGETVTVPPNLVFDSPRLRDAYIALQAWKQAILSDPRNLTRNWVGPNVCEYTGVFCAPALDNSTINTVAGIDLNHGDIAGYLPEELGLLRDLALFHINSNRFCGTLPRKFAYLRLLFELDLSNNRFAGRFPSVVLQLPSLKFLDIRFNEFEGNVPKELFDKDLDAIFINHNRFRFQLPDNFGNSPVSVIVLANNDFHGCLPQNIVNMSNLNEILLINNGLRSCLPSDMGKLKNLTVFDASFNKLSGPLPASIGEITGLEQLDVAHNRLIGEVPESICDLKNLKNFTYSYNFFSGEPPVCLRVKAFDDKRNCIPGRPLQRNAAQCQAVLSKPVDCNAFRCKPFVPPAPIYPPPVFSPPPSPPSPPPPSPPPPPPPPSPPPPSPPPPSPPPPPPPPPPSPPPPSPPPPSPPPPSPPPPSPPPPSPPPPPSPPPPSPPPPPPVYSPPPPPPSPPPPSPPPPSPPPPSPPSPPPPSPPPPVHSPPPPPPSPPPPSPPPPSPPPPVHSPPPPPPPYIYSSPPPPPPYIYSSPPPPPPYLYSSPPPPPYIYSSPPPPPYIYSSPPPPPPVHHSPPPHHHLPPPAPVYEGPLPPITALPYYSPPPPPFY, from the coding sequence ATGAAGAACAAAACCAATAATACCAACAATTTCTCAACCTTGTATTTCACATTTCTCACCACCTTTGCATTATTATTCATATTTCCACACCTCCAAATTCAAGTAAATGGAAATTTCATCGGTACGAGTACGTTAACCGACACCGAGGCGAGCTACATTCGACGTCGTCAGCTTTTATACTACAAAGACGAGTATGGTGACCGGGGCGAAACAGTTACGGTTCCACCAAACCTTGTGTTTGATAGTCCACGGCTTCGGGACGCGTACATTGCGCTCCAAGCGTGGAAACAAGCTAtattatccgacccgaggaacctGACTCGGAATTGGGTCGGACCTAATGTGTGTGAGTATACTGGAGTGTTTTGTGCACCTGCACTAGATAACTCTACGATCAATACCGTTGCTGGTATTGATCTTAACCACGGCGATATCGCCGGGTACCTTCCGGAGGAGCTAGGACTCCTCCGGGACCTCGCTTTGTTCCATATTAATTCAAACCGGTTTTGTGGGACCCTCCCTCGGAAATTCGCCTATTTGCGACTGTTATTCGAGTTGGATCTTAGCAACAACCGGTTCGCAGGACGATTTCCGAGTGTGGTCCTCCAGTTACCGAGTTTGAAGTTTTTGGACATACGGTTTAACGAGTTTGAAGGAAATGTCCCTAAAGAATTATTCGATAAGGACTTGGATGCAATATTTATAAACCATAACCGGTTCCGTTTCCAGTTACCGGATAATTTCGGGAATTCGCCGGTTTCGGTAATTGTATTGGCGAATAATGATTTCCATGGGTGTTTACCTCAGAATATTGTGAACATGTCCAATTTGAATGAAATTTTATTGATTAATAATGGGTTGAGGTCCTGTTTGCCGAGTGATATGGGGAAATTGAAGAATTTGACGGTTTTCGACGCGAGTTTTAATAAGTTGTCCGGGCCGTTACCGGCGTCTATAGGTGAGATTACTGGTTTGGAGCAGCTGGATGTTGCACATAATAGGTTAATTGGAGAAGTGCCGGAAAGTATTTGTGATTTGAAGAATTTGAAGAACTTTACTTATTCTTATAATTTCTTTAGCGGCGAGCCGCCGGTGTGTTTGCGGGTTAAGGCGTTTGATGATAAGAGGAATTGTATTCCGGGGAGACCGTTGCAGCGGAATGCCGCTCAATGTCAAGCGGTGTTATCAAAACCGGTGGATTGTAATGCGTTTAGGTGCAAGCCTTTTGTTCCTCCTGCGCCTATTTATCCTCCACCGGTGTTTTCTCCGCCACCGTCGCCTCCATCACCCCCACCGCCCTCACCACCTCcgccacctccacctccatcaccGCCTCCGCCATCACCCCCGCCTCCTTCACCGCCACCACCTCCGCCACCACCACCTCCATCACCCCCTCCACCTTCACCTCCACCACcttcaccaccaccgccatcaccaCCGCccccatcaccaccaccgccttcaccaccaccaccaccatcaccaccaccgccttcaccaccaccgccacctccCGTTTactcaccaccaccgccgccaccgtCACCACCGCCTCCATCACCACCGCCACCTTCTCCACCACCGCCATCACCACCGTCTCCACCACCGCCTTCACCGCCACCTCCCGTCCActcaccaccacctccaccaccgtCTCCACCGCCGCCATCACCACCCCCGCCATCACCGCCACCTCCCGTCCActcacctccaccaccgcctccacCTTATATAtactcatcaccaccaccaccgccaccttaTATCtactcatcaccaccaccgccgccgccatATTTATAttcatcaccacctccaccaccttACATCTACTCATC